One window of the Gambusia affinis linkage group LG13, SWU_Gaff_1.0, whole genome shotgun sequence genome contains the following:
- the srd5a2b gene encoding 3-oxo-5-alpha-steroid 4-dehydrogenase 2b isoform X4 translates to MHCYESVVNYLSWGMLLAGLLHLINHRKAQASYGRHMKPSTPAIMVPARVAWFLQEMPALLMPLLLMHLSRQYSTMGRAILLKTFCLHYFHRTFVYSLLTRGQPFPLSVMATAGFFCLLNGFLQGHYLLHCAQFDEEWTAGYCYTIGLVVFYIGMAINIHSDYILRNLRKPKEIVYKIPAGGLFEYVSGANYFGELVEWFGYAIVTWSLPGFSIAVFSLCFIGPRAYYHHKFYTEHFKEYPRFRKALIPFIF, encoded by the exons ATGCACTGCTATGAGAGCGTGGTGAACTATCTGAGCTGGGGGATGCTGCTGGCAGGACTTCTTCACCTGATCAATCACAGGAAGGCACAAGCCTCCTATGGGCGCCACATGAAACCCAGCACTCCGGCTATTATGGTTCCTGCCAGAGTTGCCTGGTTCCTGCAGGAGATGCCAGCTCTTCTGATGCCTCTGCTGCTGATGCACCTTTCACGCCAATATTCTACTATGGGGAGGGCTATATTGCTAAAGACCTTCTGCCTGCACTATTTCCACAG GACATTTGTGTATTCCCTGCTGACCAGAGGACAGCCTTTCCCTCTGAGTGTGATGGCCACAGCAGGTTTTTTCTGCTTGTTGAACGGTTTTCTGCAGGGTCACTATCTTTTGCACTGTGCCCAGTTTGATGAGGAATGGACAGCTGGCTACTGCTATACAATTG GCTTAGTGGTGTTTTACATCGGAATGGCCATTAATATACACAGCGATTACATTCTGCGCAACCTGAGGAAACCTAAAGAGATAGTTTACAAAATTCCAGCTG GAGGCCTATTTGAATATGTGTCTGGTGCCAACTACTTTGGGGAGCTGGTGGAGTGGTTTGGCTATGCCATAGTGACATGGTCCCTTCCAGGATTCTCAATCGCTGTCTTTAGCCTCTGTTTTATTGGACCAAGAGCCTATTACCATCACAA GTTTTATACggaacattttaaagaatacCCCAGGTTTCGAAAGGCTTTGATTCCATTCATCTTCTGA
- the srd5a2b gene encoding 3-oxo-5-alpha-steroid 4-dehydrogenase 2b isoform X1, with the protein MHCYESVVNYLSWGMLLAGLLHLINHRKAQASYGRHMKPSTPAIMVPARVAWFLQEMPALLMPLLLMHLSRQYSTMGRAILLKTFCLHYFHRTFVYSLLTRGQPFPLSVMATAGFFCLLNGFLQGHYLLHCAQFDEEWTAGYCYTIVVLHVVSGLVVFYIGMAINIHSDYILRNLRKPKEIVYKIPAGGLFEYVSGANYFGELVEWFGYAIVTWSLPGFSIAVFSLCFIGPRAYYHHKYLRYFQKINDPCFCTVVYFIPNFFYLHYRFYTEHFKEYPRFRKALIPFIF; encoded by the exons ATGCACTGCTATGAGAGCGTGGTGAACTATCTGAGCTGGGGGATGCTGCTGGCAGGACTTCTTCACCTGATCAATCACAGGAAGGCACAAGCCTCCTATGGGCGCCACATGAAACCCAGCACTCCGGCTATTATGGTTCCTGCCAGAGTTGCCTGGTTCCTGCAGGAGATGCCAGCTCTTCTGATGCCTCTGCTGCTGATGCACCTTTCACGCCAATATTCTACTATGGGGAGGGCTATATTGCTAAAGACCTTCTGCCTGCACTATTTCCACAG GACATTTGTGTATTCCCTGCTGACCAGAGGACAGCCTTTCCCTCTGAGTGTGATGGCCACAGCAGGTTTTTTCTGCTTGTTGAACGGTTTTCTGCAGGGTCACTATCTTTTGCACTGTGCCCAGTTTGATGAGGAATGGACAGCTGGCTACTGCTATACAATTG TTGTGTTGCATGTTGTTTCAGGCTTAGTGGTGTTTTACATCGGAATGGCCATTAATATACACAGCGATTACATTCTGCGCAACCTGAGGAAACCTAAAGAGATAGTTTACAAAATTCCAGCTG GAGGCCTATTTGAATATGTGTCTGGTGCCAACTACTTTGGGGAGCTGGTGGAGTGGTTTGGCTATGCCATAGTGACATGGTCCCTTCCAGGATTCTCAATCGCTGTCTTTAGCCTCTGTTTTATTGGACCAAGAGCCTATTACCATCACAAGTACCTACgatattttcaaaagattaaTGATCcctgtttttgtactgttgtttattttattcctaaTTTCTTTTATCTTCATTACAGGTTTTATACggaacattttaaagaatacCCCAGGTTTCGAAAGGCTTTGATTCCATTCATCTTCTGA
- the srd5a2b gene encoding 3-oxo-5-alpha-steroid 4-dehydrogenase 2b isoform X3, translating into MHCYESVVNYLSWGMLLAGLLHLINHRKAQASYGRHMKPSTPAIMVPARVAWFLQEMPALLMPLLLMHLSRQYSTMGRAILLKTFCLHYFHRTFVYSLLTRGQPFPLSVMATAGFFCLLNGFLQGHYLLHCAQFDEEWTAGYCYTIVVLHVVSGLVVFYIGMAINIHSDYILRNLRKPKEIVYKIPAGGLFEYVSGANYFGELVEWFGYAIVTWSLPGFSIAVFSLCFIGPRAYYHHKFYTEHFKEYPRFRKALIPFIF; encoded by the exons ATGCACTGCTATGAGAGCGTGGTGAACTATCTGAGCTGGGGGATGCTGCTGGCAGGACTTCTTCACCTGATCAATCACAGGAAGGCACAAGCCTCCTATGGGCGCCACATGAAACCCAGCACTCCGGCTATTATGGTTCCTGCCAGAGTTGCCTGGTTCCTGCAGGAGATGCCAGCTCTTCTGATGCCTCTGCTGCTGATGCACCTTTCACGCCAATATTCTACTATGGGGAGGGCTATATTGCTAAAGACCTTCTGCCTGCACTATTTCCACAG GACATTTGTGTATTCCCTGCTGACCAGAGGACAGCCTTTCCCTCTGAGTGTGATGGCCACAGCAGGTTTTTTCTGCTTGTTGAACGGTTTTCTGCAGGGTCACTATCTTTTGCACTGTGCCCAGTTTGATGAGGAATGGACAGCTGGCTACTGCTATACAATTG TTGTGTTGCATGTTGTTTCAGGCTTAGTGGTGTTTTACATCGGAATGGCCATTAATATACACAGCGATTACATTCTGCGCAACCTGAGGAAACCTAAAGAGATAGTTTACAAAATTCCAGCTG GAGGCCTATTTGAATATGTGTCTGGTGCCAACTACTTTGGGGAGCTGGTGGAGTGGTTTGGCTATGCCATAGTGACATGGTCCCTTCCAGGATTCTCAATCGCTGTCTTTAGCCTCTGTTTTATTGGACCAAGAGCCTATTACCATCACAA GTTTTATACggaacattttaaagaatacCCCAGGTTTCGAAAGGCTTTGATTCCATTCATCTTCTGA
- the mkks gene encoding McKusick-Kaufman/Bardet-Biedl syndromes putative chaperonin codes for MQMSRLVKKSPSVCTDLPLNSSDVCNKLRLMKELLKSSYGPTARLKHVHNNIGGAVVTTSTSSVLLQAISCSHPIISLIKGSILNHVSRFSDCGLFASVFCLSLIEEAGRCGLRKDVIIRVYKHLLSLCTAHLQQEDCGCKVKLDFCSSQSLITLARSVISSKPTCVLSEPELAHISRLAVLAFLLTVPCNIVDKVRLGRTVTIPIEGHSVLESAVFSGLLLDTPENISLGSLCSPLRMVLFSASLAGDLSELGDGRIEVHQGVDTDSQILDQLLELGKQVLKDDVKLFVCQKVIHPVLQHYLRCNGVIVIERLGISLMEPLIQLTGAQPVATLHTTIPRTAYGEVHNVSVRQFGSKTKIHLHPAGKTATCTMILCHRNETMLNELKLVCQKAEHVLRLTLREPCALLGGGCTETHLAAYIRYQSKNDVSEPSPVLGCSQTEYLLAAEAFCRSLESVATSLEHDDGASLIDLTHAHHWTLPSDVTEEHLKDATALCGCGVVQSCQNRKWSYLNTEYAEFSPAPLLTAAPLQPTVLDSFTAKVKALEVAVETANLVLDVRYVIQDMN; via the exons ATGCAGATGTCTCGACTTGTGAAGAAATCTCCCTCTGTCTGTACGGATCTCCCTCTGAACAGCTCAGATGTTTGTAACAAACTCCGCCTGATGAAGGAGCTTCTCAAGTCTTCTTACGGTCCTACTGCCAGGCTGAAACATGTTCATAACAACATCGGAGGGGCTGTAGTGACCACCTCCACCTCATCTGTTCTCCTTCAAGCCATTTCCTGTTCTCACCCCATCATCAGTCTGATAAAAGGCTCCATTCTGAATCACGTCTCCCGCTTCAGTGACTGTGGTTTGTTcgcttctgttttctgtctgtctctaaTTGAAGAAGCAGGGCGGTGTGGCCTCAGGAAAGACGTGATAATCAGAGTATACAAGCACCTTCTGTCTCTCTGCACTGCTCATCTACAACAAGAGGACTGTGGTTGTAAAGTCAAGCTGGACTTTTGCAGCAgccagagtttgattactttAGCTCGCAGTGTTATCTCCAGCAAACCGACTTGTGTGCTTTCAGAACCAGAATTAGCACACATCAGCAGGCTGGCTGTTCTAGCCTTCCTACTGACTGTTCCTTGCAACATCGTGGATAAAGTCCGGCTTGGCAGAACAGTTACTATCCCAATAGAGGGACACTCTGTGCTGGAATCAGCCGTGTTTTCAGGCCTACTATTGGACACGCCTGAAAACATTTCCCTTGGCAGTCTTTGTAGTCCACTGCGTATGGTTCTATTCAGTGCATCTTTGGCTGGAGATCTTAGTGAACTTGGAGATGGTAGGATCGAGGTGCATCAGGGTGTGGACACTGACTCACAGATCTTGGATCAACTTTTGGAACTTGGAAAGCAGGTGCTTAAAGATGATGTGAAGTTATTTGTGTGTCAGAAGGTCATCCACCCAGTGCTGCAGCACTACTTGAGATGCAATGGTGTAATAGTCATAGAGAGACTTGGAATCAGCCTCATGGAGCCACTTATTCAGCTGACAG GTGCTCAACCTGTGGCCACACTCCATACCACAATCCCACGCACAGCCTATGGGGAGGTCCATAATGTCAGTGTCAGGCAGTTTGGATCCAAGACAAAGATACATTTACACCCTGCTGGGAAAACAGCCACCTGCACCATGATCCTCTGCCACAGGAATGAAACAATGCTAAATGAACTGAAG ctgGTGTGCCAGAAGGCGGAGCATGTGTTGAGGCTCACTCTGAGGGAGCCGTGTGCTTTACTAGGAGGTGGCTGCACTGAAACCCACTTGGCTGCTTATATCAGATACCAG AGCAAGAATGATGTTTCAGAGCCCTCACCTGTTTTGGGCTGCTCACAGACGGAATACCTTCTTGCTGCTGAGGCATTCTGCCGCTCTCTGGAGTCGGTGGCCACATCTCTAGAGCACGACGACGGGGCTTCTCTCATCGACCTGACTCACGCACACCACTGGACTCTCCCTTCAGATGTTACAGAGGAACACCTGAAGGACGCTACAGCACTCTGTGGCTGTGGAGTGGTACAAAGCTGCCAAAATAGAAAGTGGAGCTACCTAAATACTGAATATGCAGAGTTCTCCCCGGCACCCTTGTTAACAGCAGCACCTCTGCAGCCGACCGTACTCGACTCCTTCACAGCGAAAGTTAAGGCGTTAGAAGTTGCAGTGGAAACTGCTAATCTTGTACTGGATGTGAGGTATGTCATTCAGGATATGAACTAA
- the memo1 gene encoding protein MEMO1 gives MSNRVVCREASHAGSWYSASGSQLNAQLEGWLSQAQSTIRPARAIIAPHAGYTYCGACAAHAYKQVDPSVTRRVFILGPSHHVPLSRCALSPADVYRTPLYDLRIDQKVYADLWKTGLFERMSLQTDEDEHSIEMHLPYTAKAMESHKDEFSIVPVLVGALSESKEQEYGRLLSKYLADPSNLFIISSDFCHWGQRFRYTYYDESQGEIYRSIEHLDKMGMGIIEQLDPVSFTNYLKKYRNTICGRHPIGVLLNAVAELRKSGLEMNFSFLNYAQSSQCRNWQDSSVSYAAGALIVH, from the exons gATCCCAGCTGAATGCACAACTAGAGGGCTGGCTGTCCCAAGCACAGTCCACAATCAGACCTGCTAGAGCCATCATTGCGCC CCATGCTGGGTATACCTACTGTGGTGCTTGTGCAGCACATGCTTACAAGCAGGTGGATCCCTCTGTAAC TCGTAGGGTGTTCATTCTGGGACCTTCACACCATGTGCCCCTCTCCCGCTGTGCCCTGTCACCTGCAGACGTCTATAGAACGCCCCTCTATGACCTGAGAATCGACCAGAAGG TTTACGCAGACCTCTGGAAGACCGGGTTGTTTGAGAGGATGAGTCTACAGACAGATGAAGATGAGCACAGTATTGAAATGCACTTGCCTTACACTGCTAAAGCCATGGAGAG CCACAAAGATGAGTTCAGCATTGTTCCTGTGCTTGTGGGTGCTCTGAGTGAGTCTAAGGAGCAGGAATATGGGAGGCTGCTCAGCAAATACCTGGCAGATCCTTCTAACCTTTTCATAATCTCTTCTGACTTCTGCCACTGGG GCCAGCGGTTTCGGTACACGTACTACGATGAGTCTCAAGGAGAGATCTACAGATCTATTGAGCATCTTGATAAAATG GGGATGGGCATTATAGAGCAACTGGATCCCGTTTCTTTCACCAACTACTTGAAGAAGTACCGTAACACCATCTGTGGACGTCACCCTATTGGAGTGCTGCTAAAT gCTGTGGCCGAGCTTAGGAAGTCTGGTTTAGAAATGAACTTTTCTTTCCTGAACTACGCCCAGTCGAGTCAGTGCAGGAACTGGCAGGACAGCTCCGTGAGTTATGCTGCTGGGGCGCTCATCGTTCATTGA
- the srd5a2b gene encoding 3-oxo-5-alpha-steroid 4-dehydrogenase 2b isoform X2 — protein MHCYESVVNYLSWGMLLAGLLHLINHRKAQASYGRHMKPSTPAIMVPARVAWFLQEMPALLMPLLLMHLSRQYSTMGRAILLKTFCLHYFHRTFVYSLLTRGQPFPLSVMATAGFFCLLNGFLQGHYLLHCAQFDEEWTAGYCYTIGLVVFYIGMAINIHSDYILRNLRKPKEIVYKIPAGGLFEYVSGANYFGELVEWFGYAIVTWSLPGFSIAVFSLCFIGPRAYYHHKYLRYFQKINDPCFCTVVYFIPNFFYLHYRFYTEHFKEYPRFRKALIPFIF, from the exons ATGCACTGCTATGAGAGCGTGGTGAACTATCTGAGCTGGGGGATGCTGCTGGCAGGACTTCTTCACCTGATCAATCACAGGAAGGCACAAGCCTCCTATGGGCGCCACATGAAACCCAGCACTCCGGCTATTATGGTTCCTGCCAGAGTTGCCTGGTTCCTGCAGGAGATGCCAGCTCTTCTGATGCCTCTGCTGCTGATGCACCTTTCACGCCAATATTCTACTATGGGGAGGGCTATATTGCTAAAGACCTTCTGCCTGCACTATTTCCACAG GACATTTGTGTATTCCCTGCTGACCAGAGGACAGCCTTTCCCTCTGAGTGTGATGGCCACAGCAGGTTTTTTCTGCTTGTTGAACGGTTTTCTGCAGGGTCACTATCTTTTGCACTGTGCCCAGTTTGATGAGGAATGGACAGCTGGCTACTGCTATACAATTG GCTTAGTGGTGTTTTACATCGGAATGGCCATTAATATACACAGCGATTACATTCTGCGCAACCTGAGGAAACCTAAAGAGATAGTTTACAAAATTCCAGCTG GAGGCCTATTTGAATATGTGTCTGGTGCCAACTACTTTGGGGAGCTGGTGGAGTGGTTTGGCTATGCCATAGTGACATGGTCCCTTCCAGGATTCTCAATCGCTGTCTTTAGCCTCTGTTTTATTGGACCAAGAGCCTATTACCATCACAAGTACCTACgatattttcaaaagattaaTGATCcctgtttttgtactgttgtttattttattcctaaTTTCTTTTATCTTCATTACAGGTTTTATACggaacattttaaagaatacCCCAGGTTTCGAAAGGCTTTGATTCCATTCATCTTCTGA